A single genomic interval of halophilic archaeon DL31 harbors:
- a CDS encoding Protein-L-isoaspartate(D-aspartate) O-methyltransferase (KEGG: hbo:Hbor_26940 protein-L-isoaspartate carboxylmethyltransferase~PFAM: Protein-L-isoaspartate(D-aspartate) O-methyltransferase): MDPEVLRDDMVDGLEHALGRPLSEPLGVAMRTVPRRVFVEAPYDNRPLRVDGTVALAPGTVARLLTALDPRPDDDEEVLVVGAGVGYTAGLLAEIVGGQRVHAVDIDRGMVYRARSNLEEAGYSEVLVDRREGSEGLPGYAPFDRILVEAGVVEPPRALLDQLADDGRLVFPKGNTEQTLVAVTPERDAHEEYQIVDKRGPVRFAPLLVDGEQPGVIRNRTVREDREHAERSQKPGWEHEWLDWDERLDGRERSNDAPNRGYSSWDDDRR; the protein is encoded by the coding sequence ATGGATCCCGAAGTGCTCCGCGACGACATGGTCGACGGGCTGGAACACGCCCTCGGCCGGCCGTTGTCGGAGCCGCTCGGCGTCGCCATGCGGACGGTCCCCCGCCGGGTGTTCGTCGAGGCGCCCTACGACAACCGTCCGTTGCGTGTCGACGGCACCGTCGCACTCGCTCCCGGGACGGTCGCACGACTGCTGACCGCACTTGACCCGCGCCCCGATGACGACGAGGAGGTGCTCGTCGTCGGCGCCGGCGTCGGCTACACCGCCGGACTCCTCGCTGAAATTGTCGGTGGCCAGCGCGTCCACGCGGTCGACATCGACCGCGGAATGGTCTATCGCGCCCGCTCGAATCTGGAGGAAGCTGGCTACAGCGAGGTACTGGTCGACCGCCGCGAGGGTTCTGAGGGGCTGCCCGGGTACGCTCCGTTCGATCGAATTCTCGTCGAGGCAGGCGTCGTCGAGCCGCCGCGGGCGTTGCTCGACCAGCTCGCCGACGACGGCCGACTGGTGTTCCCGAAAGGCAACACGGAGCAGACGCTCGTCGCCGTCACGCCGGAGAGAGATGCACACGAGGAGTACCAAATCGTCGACAAGCGCGGCCCCGTCCGGTTCGCGCCGCTGCTCGTCGATGGCGAACAACCCGGCGTCATCCGCAACCGCACCGTTCGCGAAGACCGCGAACACGCCGAGCGGAGCCAAAAACCCGGCTGGGAGCACGAGTGGCTCGACTGGGACGAGCGCCTCGACGGTCGGGAACGCAGCAACGACGCGCCGAATCGCGGCTACTCATCCTGGGACGATGACCGGCGGTAG
- a CDS encoding RNA polymerase beta subunit (PFAM: RNA polymerase, beta subunit, protrusion; RNA polymerase Rpb2, domain 2; RNA polymerase Rpb2, domain 3~KEGG: hla:Hlac_0107 DNA-directed RNA polymerase subunit beta''), with product MDREDRRAVSREYFSQERLAEHHFRSFNNFLERGMQDVVDEKESIGTDIGDKEGQEPVRVDLGDVRILTPRVREADGSEELLYPQEARLRNITYSAPVFMEMEIVRGGEEEPETVVDQTETKVGRMPIMVGSQKCNIAGFSDEELVDIGEDPVDPGGYFIVNGSERVLMTSEDLAPNKILAEHDTKYGDDIQVAKTFSQRRGYRALVLCERNREGLLEVSFPSVSGSVPFVTLVRALGLESDEEIVHRVSEDPEIVKFMLENLEEADVQTEEGAIETLGERVASGQGKNYQLKRANYVIDRYLLPHLHEEGVEEEDVRINKSYYLCRMAEACFELALDRRDSDDKDHYANKRLKVSGDLMKDLFRTALNKLSRDVKYQLERANMRNRQLTVNTVVRSDVLTERLEHPIATGNWVGGRSGVSQLVDRTDYMGVLSHLRRLRSPLSRSQPHFEARDLHATQWGRICPSETPEGPNCGLVKNFAQAMELSQHVEDERDLKHELADMGVEGIPGIESVERATSADD from the coding sequence ATGGACCGAGAAGACCGCCGCGCCGTCTCTCGGGAGTACTTCTCCCAGGAGCGACTCGCGGAACACCACTTCCGCTCGTTCAACAACTTCCTGGAACGGGGGATGCAGGACGTTGTCGACGAGAAGGAGAGCATCGGCACGGACATCGGCGACAAGGAGGGCCAGGAGCCCGTTCGCGTCGACCTCGGTGACGTGCGTATCCTGACGCCGCGTGTCCGCGAGGCCGACGGCTCCGAAGAACTGCTCTACCCGCAGGAAGCCCGCCTCCGCAACATCACCTACTCCGCGCCCGTCTTCATGGAGATGGAGATCGTCCGCGGCGGCGAGGAGGAGCCCGAAACTGTCGTCGACCAGACCGAGACGAAGGTCGGCCGGATGCCAATCATGGTCGGCTCCCAGAAATGCAACATCGCCGGCTTCTCCGACGAGGAACTGGTCGACATCGGCGAGGACCCCGTTGACCCCGGTGGCTACTTCATCGTCAACGGCTCCGAGCGCGTGCTGATGACCAGCGAGGACTTGGCGCCGAACAAGATTCTCGCAGAACACGACACCAAGTACGGCGACGACATCCAGGTCGCCAAGACGTTCTCCCAGCGCCGTGGCTACCGCGCGCTCGTCCTCTGTGAGCGCAACCGCGAGGGGCTGCTCGAAGTGAGCTTCCCCTCCGTCTCCGGCTCTGTGCCGTTCGTCACGCTGGTTCGGGCACTCGGCCTCGAATCCGACGAGGAGATTGTCCACCGCGTCTCCGAGGACCCGGAGATTGTCAAGTTCATGCTGGAGAACCTGGAGGAGGCCGACGTCCAGACCGAGGAGGGCGCTATCGAAACCCTCGGGGAGCGCGTTGCCTCCGGGCAGGGTAAGAACTACCAGCTCAAGCGGGCGAACTACGTCATCGACCGCTACCTGCTCCCGCACCTCCACGAGGAGGGCGTCGAGGAGGAGGACGTACGTATCAACAAGTCGTACTACCTCTGCCGGATGGCCGAGGCGTGTTTCGAACTCGCCCTCGACCGTCGGGACTCCGACGACAAGGACCACTACGCCAACAAGCGGCTCAAGGTCAGCGGCGACCTGATGAAGGACCTGTTCCGGACGGCGCTGAACAAGCTCTCCCGGGACGTGAAATATCAGCTGGAGCGCGCAAACATGCGGAACCGCCAGCTGACCGTCAACACGGTCGTTCGGTCAGACGTCCTGACCGAGCGGCTCGAACACCCAATCGCAACCGGGAACTGGGTGGGCGGCCGCTCCGGCGTCTCCCAACTGGTCGACCGGACCGACTACATGGGTGTGCTCTCCCACCTACGGCGTCTCCGCTCGCCGCTCAGCCGGTCCCAGCCCCACTTCGAGGCGCGTGACCTGCACGCGACCCAGTGGGGCCGGATCTGTCCCTCCGAGACCCCAGAGGGGCCCAACTGTGGGCTGGTGAAGAACTTCGCGCAGGCGATGGAGCTCTCCCAGCACGTCGAAGACGAACGCGACCTCAAACACGAGCTCGCCGACATGGGTGTCGAGGGCATCCCCGGTATCGAGAGCGTCGAACGAGCAACCTCTGCGGACGATTAG
- a CDS encoding RNA polymerase Rpb5 (PFAM: RNA polymerase, subunit H/Rpb5 C-terminal~KEGG: hut:Huta_0785 DNA-directed RNA polymerase subunit H) produces MVDVSQHELVPDHTLLDEPEVEEVLEEYQVERTNLPKIKRRDPALPKEAEPGNVVRIERDSRTTDTAVVYRLVVE; encoded by the coding sequence ATGGTAGACGTAAGCCAACACGAACTGGTTCCGGACCACACTCTCCTCGACGAGCCCGAGGTTGAGGAGGTCCTCGAGGAGTATCAAGTGGAGCGTACAAACCTGCCCAAGATCAAACGGCGCGATCCCGCGCTCCCCAAGGAGGCCGAGCCGGGCAACGTCGTTCGCATCGAGCGGGATTCCCGCACGACAGACACCGCCGTTGTCTACAGGCTGGTGGTCGAATAA
- a CDS encoding aminoglycoside phosphotransferase (PFAM: Aminoglycoside phosphotransferase~KEGG: hut:Huta_2466 aminoglycoside phosphotransferase) translates to MSPPPEALPIGKRTLADLEQTLGSAVTEMTEFDSLASRVYAVTLADGQQVVVKVPQVEQGSLSEPRLIELVDEGSDVSVPTVLALREEYEPSYFVMNRIEGETVEAVATLEPAERLALAREVGAILGDLHGLSLPVSTFGRIRADEAGDLQTIEEFESWRPRFEDLMSVNLDALAELRLGDLALRLHEAFDERIPNIPDVTTPRLNYFDCKPTNLVLSRDGDGPLIRAVLDWEGLSTTHWAFTLAYADRNLVEWPGDADPGERDRLREALYDAYAAARGWEELELGAWYDTYRLATYSLVAASPYWLEDRDDWDDEKAARLRRRIERFLDD, encoded by the coding sequence ATGAGTCCGCCTCCTGAAGCGCTGCCCATCGGGAAGCGAACCCTCGCCGACCTCGAGCAAACGCTGGGCTCTGCGGTAACCGAGATGACGGAGTTCGACAGCCTCGCCAGCCGCGTCTATGCCGTGACGCTTGCGGACGGACAGCAGGTGGTCGTGAAGGTTCCACAGGTCGAACAGGGCAGTCTCTCGGAGCCGCGGCTGATAGAACTGGTCGACGAGGGCTCCGATGTGTCTGTTCCAACAGTGTTGGCGCTCCGCGAGGAGTACGAGCCGTCGTACTTCGTGATGAACCGAATCGAGGGCGAGACGGTCGAGGCTGTCGCGACGTTGGAGCCGGCAGAGCGTCTCGCGCTCGCACGGGAGGTCGGGGCCATCCTTGGCGACCTCCACGGCCTCTCGCTCCCGGTCTCGACGTTCGGCCGTATCCGCGCCGACGAGGCGGGCGACCTGCAGACAATCGAGGAGTTCGAGAGCTGGCGGCCGCGGTTCGAGGACCTCATGTCGGTCAATTTGGACGCGCTGGCGGAACTCCGGCTCGGGGATTTGGCGCTGCGACTCCACGAGGCGTTCGACGAACGCATACCAAACATTCCCGACGTGACGACGCCGCGGCTCAACTACTTCGACTGCAAGCCCACGAACCTCGTGCTCTCGCGGGACGGCGACGGGCCGCTGATTCGGGCCGTTCTGGACTGGGAGGGGCTCAGCACCACCCACTGGGCGTTCACGCTGGCGTACGCCGACCGAAATCTGGTGGAGTGGCCCGGTGACGCCGACCCAGGCGAGCGGGACCGCCTCCGCGAAGCACTCTACGACGCCTACGCTGCGGCCCGGGGGTGGGAGGAACTCGAACTTGGGGCGTGGTATGACACCTACCGGCTTGCAACGTACTCCCTCGTCGCCGCCTCGCCATACTGGCTCGAGGACCGTGACGACTGGGATGACGAGAAGGCTGCCCGGCTCCGTCGACGAATCGAGCGGTTCCTCGACGACTGA
- a CDS encoding hypothetical protein (KEGG: hvo:HVO_0340 hypothetical protein), which yields MLDPTRLQERLADHLSTFSGDERAIEGLPVRLVVSLVVGAACLSVMLNMVQGVGTLAVTELDVQPTPEVVETGEQELTLTVVDADGEPVSGATVVVKSGSAGLDGVATGKSGGDGNATVRVDPTLGENQEEGTLVIDVKPPSGSEYADRRENSYVLVIQE from the coding sequence ATGCTTGACCCGACCCGGCTACAGGAGCGCCTCGCCGACCACCTGTCCACTTTCTCCGGCGACGAGCGCGCCATCGAGGGACTGCCAGTCCGACTCGTCGTCTCGCTCGTCGTGGGGGCGGCCTGTCTGAGCGTGATGCTCAACATGGTTCAGGGGGTGGGAACCCTGGCTGTTACGGAACTCGATGTGCAGCCCACCCCTGAGGTGGTCGAGACCGGTGAGCAGGAGTTGACACTGACCGTTGTCGATGCCGATGGTGAGCCTGTTTCGGGCGCGACCGTCGTCGTCAAGAGTGGAAGCGCAGGACTCGACGGCGTCGCAACCGGAAAATCAGGAGGAGATGGGAACGCGACGGTGCGTGTCGACCCAACACTCGGCGAGAATCAAGAGGAGGGCACGCTCGTCATCGACGTGAAGCCGCCTTCTGGGAGCGAGTACGCCGACCGGCGGGAGAACAGTTACGTGTTGGTGATTCAGGAGTGA
- a CDS encoding dihydrofolate reductase region (PFAM: Dihydrofolate reductase region~KEGG: hmu:Hmuk_3007 dihydrofolate reductase) — protein sequence MQLVAIAAVAENCVIAADGGIPWDYPADKQFYNETIRGHPAIMGRNTFGGDPKEGATNIVLTRSVDDVGEGAVTAHSVEEAVEAAEATGAEVAYVIGGQGVYESFLDRLERIVITRIPGSYDGDRYFPELDDSEWKHDDEQVIGQGLRVVEYVRRD from the coding sequence ATGCAACTCGTTGCCATCGCCGCCGTCGCCGAGAACTGCGTCATCGCCGCCGACGGCGGCATCCCGTGGGACTACCCGGCCGACAAGCAGTTCTACAATGAAACCATCCGCGGCCACCCCGCCATAATGGGCCGGAACACGTTCGGCGGAGACCCCAAAGAGGGCGCGACCAACATCGTGCTGACCCGCTCGGTCGACGATGTTGGTGAGGGAGCAGTCACTGCCCACTCCGTCGAGGAAGCCGTGGAAGCCGCCGAAGCAACCGGCGCCGAAGTCGCCTACGTCATCGGTGGGCAGGGAGTCTACGAGTCGTTCCTCGACCGATTGGAACGGATCGTTATTACCAGAATCCCGGGGAGCTACGACGGCGACCGCTACTTCCCCGAACTCGACGACAGCGAGTGGAAACACGACGACGAACAGGTCATCGGTCAGGGCCTGCGCGTTGTCGAGTACGTCCGCCGGGACTGA
- a CDS encoding hypothetical protein (KEGG: hut:Huta_2746 hypothetical protein), with the protein MLGLAAGLGYLTLYALVWLVYAGAGLVRDSPPLAWEPADVQARILTVGDAPAVVQRTVDSLPETLGSVYVVSEQPLEVDGAAVCVVDEEFSCGAVHKGRALEWARRTLPTEEEYVLFLDEDTIVEEFAGVPDADIVQFAEKPQPDGSLAAWLTEVFRVGNGVERAGFGKRVPLLGRLVPIYAWGGGLAVRKSTEDAVGWERKTIVEDSAFMREAIAAGHSYAVRMTRFANRAPPNLRKMVSQRRRWGSGRLRDARQRPLGYRLLLYFHTLGRPLLSFSLLLVAGGLLAGSGGLVAVLALVVLGFLLLWTLLGWRVYADRWWLLPVLLVSLPLTTAANGAGDLYALLSPVEEFQTTGDGEGNA; encoded by the coding sequence ATGCTCGGCCTTGCGGCCGGGCTCGGCTATCTCACCCTCTACGCACTGGTCTGGCTGGTTTATGCGGGTGCCGGGCTGGTCCGTGACTCGCCCCCGCTCGCGTGGGAACCGGCCGACGTCCAGGCACGCATCCTCACCGTCGGCGACGCGCCAGCCGTGGTCCAGCGGACCGTTGACAGCCTGCCGGAGACGCTTGGCTCCGTCTACGTGGTCTCCGAGCAGCCCCTCGAGGTCGACGGCGCTGCGGTCTGTGTCGTCGACGAGGAGTTCTCCTGCGGGGCGGTCCACAAAGGGCGGGCGCTGGAGTGGGCACGCCGGACCCTCCCCACCGAAGAGGAGTACGTCCTGTTTCTGGATGAGGACACCATTGTCGAGGAGTTCGCTGGCGTCCCCGACGCCGACATCGTCCAGTTCGCCGAGAAGCCCCAACCCGACGGCTCGCTCGCGGCGTGGCTCACCGAGGTGTTCCGCGTCGGCAACGGCGTCGAGCGTGCCGGCTTCGGGAAACGGGTCCCGCTGCTCGGTCGCCTCGTCCCGATTTACGCCTGGGGCGGTGGTCTCGCGGTCCGGAAGTCGACGGAGGATGCCGTCGGCTGGGAGCGCAAGACCATCGTCGAGGACTCGGCGTTCATGCGCGAGGCTATCGCTGCCGGGCACTCTTACGCCGTCAGGATGACGCGGTTCGCCAATCGCGCGCCGCCAAACCTCCGAAAGATGGTGAGCCAGCGCCGACGGTGGGGGTCGGGGCGGCTCCGCGACGCGCGCCAGCGCCCGCTCGGCTACCGACTGTTGCTCTACTTCCACACGCTTGGTCGGCCCCTGCTGTCGTTCTCGCTGCTGTTGGTCGCCGGCGGCCTGTTGGCTGGTTCCGGCGGGCTCGTGGCGGTACTCGCGCTGGTGGTGCTCGGTTTCCTGCTGCTCTGGACGCTGCTGGGCTGGCGGGTCTACGCCGACCGCTGGTGGCTGCTCCCGGTGCTGCTCGTTTCGTTACCGCTCACGACGGCCGCCAACGGTGCTGGTGACCTCTACGCACTGCTCAGTCCCGTCGAGGAGTTCCAGACGACCGGCGATGGGGAAGGCAACGCATGA
- a CDS encoding AAA ATPase (SMART: ATPase, AAA+ type, core~KEGG: hvo:HVO_0341 hypothetical protein) produces MHVIGRGAAVGAGAESARDQFPAATGHLGQYLARDGSAGAPVGIDTDRPHAALVVGKRGAGKSHTVGVLAEATARTSGVAPVVIDPMGAFAGLAADAADGNPPVPAHLVENPRVQADSVPPAAWPELVGLEPSEGPGALAWEAATTATTVEGMLEAVASADADREIRRAARNHLQRARAWEVFDPDGLVASDLFGPEATVLSLAGVPDAPASAVVAAVARVLYDARERPDPPERLPWLFVDEAHVAIDGVAEDALRTLLTRGRAPGVSLVLATQRPTALPAVAASQADLLLAHRLTSEADIAALSAASPTYLEGRLRDRLPTGRGELLAVDDATESTHTLRVRERDTVSGGQTPRATGIR; encoded by the coding sequence ATGCACGTCATCGGACGCGGTGCGGCCGTCGGCGCGGGCGCTGAATCGGCCCGAGATCAATTCCCGGCAGCGACGGGCCATCTTGGACAGTACCTCGCCCGCGATGGGAGTGCTGGGGCACCCGTAGGTATCGACACGGACCGCCCGCATGCGGCCCTGGTCGTCGGCAAGCGCGGCGCTGGGAAGTCCCACACTGTGGGCGTCCTCGCGGAAGCAACTGCGCGGACGAGTGGCGTTGCACCCGTCGTTATCGACCCGATGGGTGCGTTCGCTGGACTCGCTGCCGACGCGGCAGACGGGAATCCACCGGTTCCCGCCCATCTCGTCGAAAATCCCAGAGTACAGGCTGATTCCGTACCGCCGGCAGCCTGGCCCGAACTGGTCGGTCTCGAGCCGAGTGAGGGGCCTGGTGCACTGGCGTGGGAGGCCGCGACGACGGCGACGACAGTGGAGGGGATGCTGGAGGCGGTCGCGAGCGCGGATGCAGACCGGGAGATTCGTCGGGCGGCACGGAACCATCTCCAGCGGGCGCGGGCGTGGGAGGTGTTCGACCCGGACGGCCTCGTCGCGAGTGACCTGTTCGGCCCCGAAGCGACCGTGCTCTCGCTGGCCGGGGTCCCGGATGCTCCGGCGAGCGCGGTCGTCGCCGCGGTTGCCCGCGTGCTCTACGACGCTCGTGAACGCCCCGACCCACCAGAACGCCTGCCGTGGCTGTTCGTCGACGAGGCACACGTCGCCATCGACGGGGTTGCCGAGGACGCGCTCCGAACCCTGCTCACCCGCGGCCGTGCACCGGGTGTTTCACTCGTGCTCGCGACCCAGCGACCGACTGCTTTGCCGGCCGTCGCCGCCTCGCAGGCCGACCTGCTCCTCGCACACCGGCTCACCAGCGAGGCCGATATCGCGGCACTTTCGGCAGCTAGCCCCACCTACCTCGAGGGACGGCTCCGTGATCGACTGCCAACCGGCCGCGGGGAGCTACTCGCCGTCGACGACGCGACGGAGTCGACCCACACGCTCCGGGTTCGCGAGCGTGATACGGTGAGTGGCGGACAGACGCCGCGGGCGACAGGAATCCGCTGA